Part of the Benincasa hispida cultivar B227 chromosome 11, ASM972705v1, whole genome shotgun sequence genome, TTTAAGAGGTATGTGGAataaatttggtttaatttgggTTGGAATTTATGCTTTAAGTATTGAAAAGGTGATGGAAGAAAGGAAGGCTTGAAGGAAGGTTGTCAGCTGAAGGTTGAAAAAGGTAAGCGAGAAGTCTGGCCTGTCGGTGGGTATCGACGCTACACACATCAGACATTTTGTGCGCGTTAGCCTCGCAATCATCGAGCGTCCTATGTGCCCAACGCTAGTCTGCCATGCGGTCAGTGGCATGCTCAACACATCCCTGACGCCCAATCTTGTGCTCGCTCAGCGCATACTCTGTGCTGGACTGCCACACATCTACAAGCCTTGTGCACGCGTCCCAGTACCCATGCCCCGACGTCTGCACCTAGTTTTGTAGCACATCTACCACTAAGCCTCCACCAGGTTGGCATTGTGTGTGTGCCAACACCTAGGTTGCCATACGCTTAGCCGTGTCATGTAGCCTTACCTTGTGTTGGGTCGATGTTGTCTTTGCTTAAGTGAAAGTCGGCGGGCTCAAGTTAGCTTTGAAGACGAAGTTGGTAAAACTTAAGGATCGAAGGGAGTTGAACTTACTGTGagtgattttattttcaaatgttttgattATGAATATATGCTTATGGTATTATATGCTATAATAAGTAggttttatgaataaacacaAGCATGATCTATTCTTATTAATCTTGAAAGTATAATTCAGATAAACATGTTTGATCTCATGTTTACCAAAAGAGTTTGATGTATGATGTTTTACAATTTCATTGTGGATTTGAGGAAGGTAAATTTCAAACCACTGGATTAGGCATTTGGGAATGTTAGTATACTTTGTGGACGTCTAGCAAGAATTGTCAGTATACTCAAGTTTGTTTGGCGAAAATTGTCGACATGTGTACATGGGGTGGAATAAATTAGGTACAGGGTCTagtttgattttcttggatttaCTGGAATTTTATATGAGTTTATTCTTTggtttaattgagaaaatttatGATCATGCTAATTACTAATTTGCATATGTTTCCAAGATTTCTCAAcatgacttgattttttatatttgaggGTTTATTTgataagaaaatttgaaagatttATTTAACTACTCTAAGATCTGGTTACTTAATTTATCTTACTTTATTAAAGTATTTTCAATAAAACCTATGTTCGTATAAAAGTACCACTCACTAGGGTtcctagctcatgttttccttGTTTTTCCCCCCTCCCCGGTAGTAAGAGAGTTATAGGATTCCAGAGTGCCTTGCCTACAAGAGTCCAATCTGCCACTGCGTTAGAGTATTTTATAGGCCAAATACTTCGAGTCATGTTGTTTCAAGTTTGACATGTAGTCATTAACATTAGTAGATGTAGCATTAGGATCCAAGTTGTAATCTAAACTTGCACTTGGGAGTAGGTTATGAGTTGTCTCATATGTAATCAAAGTTTATggttttatattataagttgaATGCATAATTCTTGTTATAAGTTAAAGTAGAGCACGTCTGGTTGGACAGTAGATGTCATACGAGGGTTGGCATTTACTATCCTCACATCTTCTCTTAGGTTTAGAGAGTAATGCGAGAGGTGTGTGACATTTTATGTTGGGGATTCTGTCGGTGTTTTCAACTATTATAATCTATAATCAACTATaatattactatttcaaatctCTTTTTTGTTACAACGATTACTATTTCTTACTCAAACTAAAACTATATGCACCCTATACATAGACTATTATAACTgccaactataataactaactctaCGCCTCAAACAACTCCTCAATAGCTATTAACTACcgcaaataaaatatattgctatgtatttgaatttttttatcacttagttttatttgttaaaatttgtaatacAAACTTATATGTATATTCgtaattttgagaaattgtcAGGAAAAACCCTTTTTAAGTTTCATCCTTTCACAAATAGTACTCTTTTTGAAAACTCGTTAAAGTAGTTAATCTAGGCCGAGATCGACAtcaagatttgaataaaaatatatatatttttcatataatacCAACTATTGATGCTTTTGGGCTTTCTTGATAAAATTTTGCTGAGGATGAACATTGAGACCAGGCTTTCTCGAAGAAATTTTGTCGGGATGAACACCGAGATCCacatattttttctaaaaattatgcAATATTTCCAAATCTTATACCCAACTCTTAcctcttttcaaattttattctgAAATCTTTCTGAAATCTTATCTCAAATGTTATGTAATCTTGCAATTTTGACACCCAATTTATGTTTCTACAACTTTCCAATTTGATTTACCGATTATCTAAATGAACTTAccaattatattttcaaatttcttcaaatttataCTCACTAGCGgtgtgatttttaaattttagaaaaattgagATTAAGAAAACTATGTGGATCTCAGTCCTCATCCTAGTCAAGATTCCACCAAGAAAGTCCAAAAGAATCGATAGTTTGGATATAGGATGAAAAAGTTAACTTTTTATACAAATCTTGGTGGTTGATCTCAGTCGAGAAGAACcggaaaaaattattttaacgagttttttaaaaaagtgttAGTTGTGAAAAGtgaaatttagatatatgtttacCGTTTATCTGTAATTTTATGCATacttgaaattaataaatacatttttctaAAGAAAGGTATTTTTACCATtcgattaatctcaaatataTTGGGAAGAATAAGTAAGAATCCCGCAAAAAAGCTACCTCCTTTTGTAAAGGAAATATTGAGAGGCATTAATTCCCTTGTCATTCCATGAAAAAAGATGAGGACTAATAAACATTTTGGTATCTTTCAAAGGGATTTAAACAAGCACATTTAAAAGTTGATATCTATCCAACAAGCTTCTAATGCAAGGGAGAATCGAGAGAGGTGgaaaaaaaaccacaaaaagGATTGATATGATATATGGTCTAACATACATGTGTCAACATAGTACTTTTAGAACACTAAACTAAGCTTAGATTGATTGAGCACCAACTAAAAGTTTAAACAATTGAATCTTTCACCCCCACATTTTATAGTTCTAATACATCATATGAGGTAGAAGAATTCGAGCCTTGAAGAGTATTACAGATCAATTACCAATTAATTATGCTCATTTTGGCTCTCAACCTCAAATATCATTgaactttctttaaaaaaaaaaaaaaatttttatcTAGTTTCTAGTTGAtccttagatttcaaaatattacacattgACTTAGTGATTCTTTATCTCTAAAAACAGAGTGTCCTAACCACCCAACAACTATTCCATCCCGGTTGTCCAGGGGCTTTTTAAGACGCTGACAGTTGTAAGATCAGACAAGTCCACCTAACTTTCCTCATAGGGGTAGATAAGCATATTTTTTGCGAGGTAAACGACTCTCATTCTCGTGTACAGATAGAACCAACCCTAAGATCGAAAAGAGCCCGAGAATTGTGTATGTACCCCATTGAGTAGAACAAAGAGTGTTACCTCTTCCCTACAACCCATGACATACCCTGCTTTCTGTTAGTTTTCGGATACGAGATATCCATCCTAGTTATTATGGGTATGCCTTATATACTGCTTTTGGGCAACCCTCTCAACAACTAAGAGATCTATTCAAGGAACACAGGGACTAGTTGAAGTAATGAGCCTCACAAGATGGCTTCACGTAGAGTCCCAGAGAGGCACACCCCCTTAAGTTATcgatattttgtatttttaatataaattccaggtaagttatatatataatcaaaatgtaCCCTTGGATCAATGGTAAGAGGGCTCTCATTGCTTGGGTCTGACTCATGTATATGATGACACGTCGAGGATAAAAgtgtaaatattgaaatttagagatcaaatcaaaactaaatttaatcaaaattaaaaaactgtatattttgaaatctagagatcaaatagaaattagattaaaaaaataatctaaataccaaaaagatatttttcatataaaatatCATTCAACAATCAATACTACGAAAAAGCAGTTTAAAAGTGAAAAGGAAGTGTAATGAaagacaatttaaaaaaaatggtaaggGCGTCTCTTACTtgataaaagataaaaagtaacatgatttctttaattttttttaccacGTTAGTCcctaggttaaaaaaaaaagtaacctgatttccttattattattattttttttcaaattagaCAAAAGAAAAGTAACATAAAAGATTgaggttaaatttataaatcctAGAATTTATGAAACAAgttaaaataaaactcaaatttaagtATAATTGTTAGGCTTTCCAACTTTCAACTAAGACCCAAGTGAAAGAAAGATTGATTCAAAATAGGGGAACACTCAGACTTCAGGTTCAATGAGGGATCAAGGAGGCTCTATGTGGTAGGGATGTTtgtgggttaggttgggttgagtttAGAGATATTTTAGGGTCAACCCTATGATTcggtttgtgtatttttctaacCCAAACTAACCCTTGTTAAATTAtgaacccaaccatgaaatatttgagttgggttggttcaggTTAATCGagacatttatttaaaattttattctaaaaataaataaaacgtaaatatgtaaaagtttaatttaattattttcatatattgaattaagattaacaactcaatttcagtttatatagtgaaaattttctttattgtgTAAAGAAACTACTtctaagagttgttgaagaataaattattcaaaaaatattagaattaaataaaattaaaatcaatatatgtgtaagtaattgtgttataagtaagaagaaaatatattttaaagttaataataaattcgggttggtttgagttatattaggtgaacccatgaaccagcccaacccataaaattttcatttatttgaacccaacccaacctaaatgagttgataacccaacccaaaccacacgagttaggttgggttgatcgattttttcgagtcaacgggttttttgaacacccctactatGTGGTAGAACAGATGCAACATGTAGGTAAGCTCTTTCAACTTGATCCTATCCCTTTTAGTTGATCAACTCTCATAAGAACAAAATACTGACCTTTCTCTCTAACAGGTTTGAGAGAAAACGATCAAGAATTAAGCATTCATATGAGAAATGGAGAAGATGGACACTGAAAACAAATTAATCATTTGTTTGAATGCCGAAAACAAATTTAATGGAATGAAGCAAAAGATGAGGAAAAACAAATATGCATGCccttttttaatctaaaaaacaGTTTCAAATCATCATTGACCTTcaggagaaaaaaaatagaaattagactTGTTCTTGGGTGGATTGACCCCCACCAAACTCCAATAACACAGTTTGCATCCCATACCAGGAATTAATTTGTCTccaatttatatggagaaacataagaaaaaaatcaaGAGAATGACATATGATTTAATATTGAAGCGGTAAGAGAAAATGTGGATAAAAAGTATGGAAAACAGTCAGGAAGCAGAACAGATATGAGCAAGGAAATGAAGAACAGAGacaaatttaatacaatataaattgataaaaaaatataattcatTCGAGCCAGTGGAAAGAACATAGTAATAgtgagaggaagaaaaaaaattataaagattaTAAAGATTTGCAAggaagaaaatcaaacatggaAGGAAGAACATCAAACATGCAAGGAAGAATATCAAACATGCACGAAGAAGAATAAAGACaaatttaataacatataaatggataaaaaaaaaaactcatttgaGCAAGTGGAACAGTAGACAGTAGgaagaaaaaaatcatcaaGGTTTGCTTTGGACAGTCTAAAATCGGAATTGGAAAATAGAACATTCAACAGTCCCGAATCAGAAAATCAAACATGGAAGGAAGAACATCAAACATGCTAGGAAGAACATCAAACATACAAGGAAGAATATCAAACATGCATGAGGAAGAACAAAGACAgatttaataacatataaatagaaaaaaaaaactcattcaaGCAAGTGGAACAGTAGAAAttaggaagaaaaaaattatcaagGTTTGCTTTGGACAGTCCGGAATTGGAATCGGAATCACAAAATAGAACCTTCAATAATCCCGAATAAGAAAATCAAACAAAGAATGTAGAACATCAAACCTGCAAGGAAGAATATCAAACATGCACGAGGAAGAACAGAGACGgatttaataacatataaatggatagaaaaaaatataacccATTCGAGCAAGTGGAACAGTAGAcagtaggaaaaaaaaaataatcaaggTTTTGCTTTGGATAGCCGAAAtcggaataaaaaaaaatatcaactaTGCATGAGAAAATTAAGACGGATTTAATACAAATCTTCAGCGGAGAACAAAGTaatcgcaaaaaaaaaaaaaatataaacaaaaaaaactagatctactataaaaaaaaaaacaaaatatcgTTAGATCTACAACAAAATCGTTTGTATCTACCAGACCTAACAAGAAACGAAAGAAGAAAATCGGGAATAGACCTACAGAGAAGCCAAAAAACCCATTCGAAATTAGAGAAACGAAGAGAtgtatagagaaaaaaaaacatacagaGGAACCAAAGCAGAAAACGAAGAGATAAAGAGAAATACAACCCATTCCAACCGGAGAGAACGAAGAGACCAGACGAAGAAGAGAAAGGGAGCAGAAACCAAACGATGGAAGAAAGGAAAGATGAGAAGAGAGAGAGTGGTGATTAATTACGCTTgacaaaagagagagaaagggagCAGAATAATGAACTTGCAAATGGGGTGTGAAACGAGGGAAGTAAACATGGAGTAAAATGATgggtttaaaacccaccaactTTAAGTTAAATGTCCATCAAACATCGGGTGGGTTTTTTAAGCCCACCAACCTAACTCAAGATCCCATCAAGAGGTGCCTACGTCTACAAGAGGAGCTGGAATTATCAATCTAAGTAAAAATACAGGGTAAAAGATAGATAAGTTCTCTATACTTTTGTTTTTCTCATCAACTACTTAACTATTTGTTTTGGTCTTTTATATATAAGATAGTATTTACACAGTAGTTGTAatagaaagtttaaaataaaggTTGATTCATTAATATAGTTACTGTTTTACAATAATGAATGAATGAGAGTCAACAAGAAAAATGATATCACTATTAGATCTCAAGTCATTGAAAGTTTTATTAATGGGTAGACTTCAGTCATTAATAGGTATATGAACGATATAGTCCAATTATAAAACCAAAGAAAATAATACTACAAAACATAAAAGAGACGACAACGAGAAACTAAGGTTCGTAACACTTTGAAAtctaagattaaattgaaatcaacctcaatcctattaaactgGTTAATACTTtagagatgaaaatgaaaaataacttaaaatgTAGAGAGAAAAATCATCATTATCCGTTCATCAATGAGATGGGGATGCCTTCTAATTTTGTATGGTTTTTACATCTATTTTTAGATGAAGAAAACCCATCATTTAGGGTTTTTACCCATTTTCAAAAGATTAGATTTGACAAAAACGGTTTATTATCTCTTTGGGTTTGCCGGCGATTAAGAATTGTTTCTAAAGATGAGAAGACGAATGGAAAGTACTGTTCAAACGTATTGtcaaattttcatttccatACGTACGAAATTTACAATGCTTTTTCAATACAGAGCTTCCAATTCGGCGTCCATTCAATTCGATTGAGCTCAAAAGCAAGGACCAAGCCGTTGAGCAGGTCAACCGCCGCTGACAATCAAGTTCTTGGTGGGTCTGCTTTAGATTTTGGTTGTTCGATTGCCCGCAGTTGAGGAACATGATACTATGCGACAAAGGTTGGTTCTAAAATCGACCGCTCCTCTGTTTAGGATTATTCGGTATGATTACGGCAGCTCCAACAATAAAGCACGAGGAGATGATTGAGGTCGACCTTCCCAAGGTCAATTCTATTTCATTAGTTGATTTCATTAATAGACTTTTTCTAGCTTGCTTTTTTGTGGGTTTATTTGGGTTTTGATTttgatgttttttcttttttcttttacctaTCTGGATTTCATTTGATCGTTACCCAGTTGGCTTTAATTGCATTTGGGATAACCTTGCTTCGTAATCTTTGCTGATAAACTGTTATTCGATAATTTGGAATTAGTGTTCAAATTTGGAGTCGGGTTCCTTGTAAACATTACTGGGAGAATGGAAAAATCGGTTCTAACGAGTCATGACCGGTCGATTCCTGTTATGTAGTTCGAAGAGTCGacggaaatgaaaagaaataaattatgTTCAAATTATGTACAGTATGATCAACTAACCCAGCAGGGAAAAACTACACAAATATTATCACCGATTGTTgtgataagtagataaatggaAACCTTAAACAAGATTTCGGTTTATGTGATAATTGCAGCGATTAAACAAGTATGgttatttatgtaaatattatGAGTAAATAAACTTATGGCAGCCTAGCAATTTCCACAGAACGATGATAGATTATTGCTATCCCAGAATGATGTGATAGTCGTTGTATGGTGTTTGATAATGCCATAGTAATCCTTTTTCCGGATGGATTCTTATTTCCTTTACATAGAATTTTGATGGTAATGATTATCTATGTTTCTTACCAAATTTACAAATAAACATGTCAAAATGATGGAAGATAAAAACCGAAGCAGTAAGGAGAATTTCTATCTACAACGATATCCTTTATGGCGGTCTTGCCAGTTTGATGCTCATACACGGTCTTGTTATTTTCATCTCATTTTCCTTTTAGTGTTCTCACATTAATATCAAGTTTCTGTTTCAGTTAAAGAAGTGGTACCTTGCTAGTGGTATGACGAgctcatatttttttttctggatGACCagcaattaatttttttgaaattcttGACTGTTTTGCTTGTTGGCAACATTTAAAAGCTCCCCATCCTTTTTCTCATAATATTGGCATATACAGGAGCATGTCATAGCATCAGTGGCAGAGGATCGAGAAGCAACTTGTTGGGGTTGTGGGCTGCgcctcttgcttccatcaggtGGGCCCATTTTCAAGTGTGGTTGGTGTGGAGCCATAACAAATCAAAGTGCACGGAAGCAGGAAGACAGGGCCTTAAAGTGGAGGTGGTTACGAGACCGGGGGTTTGTTTGTGTCCTACTCGTATTCATACTTTTTGTGATATGTAAGAGGCTTCTGTTCCTTTTGTTATATATACCAATTAATGTTTGTCAAAATAGATTCCATTCCCTGGTTGCTAACATTttggaacaatttttttttttagttatactCCGTGGGATCCAATTTTTATATTTCCTTGTATCACTACTTTATAATCCATTTACTTGCAGTTGATATAATAAACAATAGATGTCATGTCATCTAATCTTCCATGCATTTTCTTTGAACTACAGGTGGTGGCGTATGGGCCGTATATCCTGTTATTTTCTCAATCAGCCAATTTTGTGGAATTTTCCATTCCACTATAACCATGGTTTTGGCTGTAGCCACCATCTCTTCATTCAGTCTCGCTGCATTTAGATCTCCTGGAACACCTCCAAATGTTCTATGGGGCAGCTATCCCGTTGTAGAGAAGGGTGACCTCGAAAACTATACCTTTTGTCACTACTGCTCGAAGCCAAAGTCACCAAGAACTCATCATTGCCGTTCCTGTGGTATGTGTGTCCTGGACATGGACCACCATTGCCCATTTGTAAGTTCTTCTTTCAGAGATTTTCTCAAACAAGGAACAATTTCGTTTACTCTTATTCTGTAATGCGCAAGATAGATCACTGCTTAAAATTTGTCGATAAACTTCTTATGCAATAGTCTACATTGTAACATTGGTGTAAAGAAATAAGCATTTTTCTTAACTTGGGATTTAGAAAGAAATAACTGGAAGAAGCTTACAGTTACAGGGACTAGGCAGCAACTCTGGGAGACTACAAGgggaataaaaaagaaaagaaaaagaaaaaaaaaaaaaagaactaccTACTTGCCCAGAGAGATAaacaacaaagaagaaaaaagcaATACTATTTTGAATTGGAAGACGAAAGAGAGGCATTTAACAGAAGTAATACTAACTGTGGACTTCTTCAGCACAAAAGTTGCAAACCAAGTACGATAGAAAGGATTCCGTGTCTCCTGTGAtgctaaaatgaaaatttgaagatatCTCCTCTTCTGAAGGAGACAACTAAATAAGAGAACTACCTGAAGTAGCAGAGTGGTTAATTCCAAGCAACAGTTTATGGATGCCTTGGACGATTTTATATGCCTTCATTAGTAGGATAGACTAGAGGGTGGTTGATGTGTCAGGTGATCTTTCAATGACTACCGTGATCACTGCAGCTAGGAGCTTTGTTATTCTATTTGCTGTTTGGTCTTTACATTTGCATTCTTATAGTCGGCATTTGATTTAGCGTAAAAGCTTGTCCTTGAGTGAACCTTAATCGATCGGTCCAGAGGTCGGCAAGGACTGTAATCAATAAAAGGGAGGGAGTGAATTCAAGTCAGGGTGGCAGAATTTAATCTCTTATAAGTTATAATTACAAACCAAATCTAGTAAATTCAAACAATTATCCCATGGGAATAATCAAGAAGTCCACAAGTAGCGACCTAAACACTCACAGAGTCACAGatatcaaaaaagaaaagaaaaattgtcaTTGAGGTAGAAACTAGATGTTAACTATAGACATAAGGACTCTCCCTAACTCTCTATGCCTTCTGTCTTTTAATGATGCCTACCAACAAATTCAATCCTTTTAGTAGAATGTCTGTCACCCTTTGGACCATTAACGATGGATCATGATTGACATCTACCttgttctttctttattttattgttatgttggTAATTTGAACTTTGGAGAAGTCCCTGTCAATAATGGGATGGGTCTTTCTTCATAATGAAGTTTTTCCTGGCATTCTGACCATAATTCTTTTGGGGGTGCAGATTGGGAACTGTGTTGGTGCAGGAAATCACAAACACTTCATTCTATTCCTCATTTCAGCTATTGCGAGTACAATTTATGTTTCAATCATGGCTGTATACTCAGTTCTGCATATGTGGCCGCCGTTATCGTTCCACGATTTGGGTCGCCTAAATGGTTCTGGAAGCAGGTTCGGTTGGAATCTTTCAAAGGAAATCTTTCATGCTGTTCTGAGCTCCACAACGCTACTGTCTATCAGAGGGTTCATActcatttatctctttatctCAAGTTTCTCCGTTCAAATTGGATTGATCGTACTTCTATGCCAACAGCTATGGTATATCTACGAGGGAAAAACTTATTTGAGTCACTTGAGTTCACAGGGTGATGATGGAGAAAAGGATTGCCAAAATCTTCTCCGCTTCTTTGGCTGCCCATCGGTTGCTTTCTCTCGACATTTTCCGATTTTTCGAACCTCAAGAAAAAGACACGAGAAGTGAACAAAATTCGTGTAATGGTAATCACTGCATCCATTGATCAATATAATGATTATATGATGTATTTTTTGGGTATATATCTTTCTGGTTTTTTGCCCTTTTGGAATCCTTATCGTAAACTCGGAGTAGAAACAGGCATTTGACTCAAGTACATCCAGTACATAGGTGAATGATTGTGGAAGGAAATTATGGAAAATATTAGAGAAGTGAGAATTCCTCAGTGTAGtgatacaagatgtgaagttaTAAGCTATAAATTATAGCAATGGTAGGGTCCTAATGTTATGTTTAAATGTCAAAATGAAAGATGATAACCATTCAAAGTTAAGCAACATTTGCACCGGTTGAGAAGTAATTTATAATGGTAATGCAAAAAGTGGGTCCCAGTTAAttacttttgttattatttactTGTCTTCCATAATCATAATGAGATGTGGAATCCgtattgaaatttgtaatcaaattgTTTAATCTGATTGAggaataaaatatgtttaatttgattGTGGTTGAAAATTATATGGGATTCACTAccttaataaataataatccaATTATGTTTGCGATTCAGACCTATTACGATTCTTCAACCTTAGTTCTTAGGTTAGTTCTTAGGTTGTAACTCATGAAAAGTATTGtccaaaatttgatatttttcctaCCAGCATTGCAATTCAGCATTCTGGGAAAGAGGATTATTGAGTTAGAAAAATCTTGAAGCTTAATGAAAACATGAATGGTAACTTCTTAACCCTCTTTTTCCaagtaaaagagaaaaatataaaatacaggGAATATGAATCATGTATTCGGTAAAGGAATGTACTTATGGTCTACAAAGTTCATAGGCCatataattttattcaattttatttgttACCATTTAGTAGAATTGTGGTTATTAATTTCAGTATAGTATATTTGTCTCCTTGaataaagtattttttataCCAAATTCGTTCATGGTTAAGAATCGTGGGACAACAAGCTCtttgaatgtatatattttctatttacaCAATCTATCATTAATTTTTCAGTGCCAAAATGAGTATTGCTCAACTAGTAAACATGTATGATGACCTTAAGGATAGAAGTTCAATTCCAATACCTCACAAAAAAGTCATTTAGTTAATGTTGACTATCTACGTGAATCTTGAAAATATGTTCTTTAGATTCAACGTAGGTAGAAATAGTAAAtcgaattttaaaataatagtagGTGTCAAATCTAATTAAGATATGAAGTTCGTTCGATAACTATTCtatattttttctctaaatttctcatttttatttatttggataAACCCTCAAATTCCTAATCATATTTTAAAGACAAGAAAAAAAGTCTTTTAAAACTACATTTTAGTTTTACAAACTTGACAGTCTTTTGAAACATGAGTAGCTCAAGGAAGAGAGGATCTCATACTTTTAAATCCTTCAAGGAAAAATGGTTTGAAATAACCCTTTCTAAGTTTTACCTTTTAAAACTAgcaatctttttttaaaattcgttaaattaatttttttcttctattcaCGACCACCAAAGtttgtataaaaaattaatattttcaatttatatcCAAATCATCAATTCGTTTGGACTTTCTCGATGAATCTCAACTACAACTACAATGAGGATCGAGATTCACATAATTTTAACAAATCTtaatcttttcaaatatttccaaaatttaaaaatcacacTGCCAAATAttatgaaaaatttgaaaagataatcaataaattcaattagatagtttaaataaattttaaaattcgtGTAAACATAAATTGGACATAAGATTTGCAAAAGATTTTATACAAGACTTGGGGAAGATCTTATCTATTCTTTTGGCTCTTTCGGTTAAATTTTTCCCATATGAACACCAAGATCAGACTTTTTTGATTTCGCCCATGATGAATTGAGAtccatatattttttcaaatagtTTCGCAAAATTCGatctttcccaaaatttaaaaatgacacCACAAGATCCATTTGGAAAATCCACTTAGATAATTGGTAAATCCATCTGTAAATTTGGAATTTTAGATATTTGAAACAAAATTGGgcgaaaaaattgaaatttttatataaG contains:
- the LOC120092120 gene encoding protein S-acyltransferase 11, encoding MITAAPTIKHEEMIEVDLPKEHVIASVAEDREATCWGCGLRLLLPSGGPIFKCGWCGAITNQSARKQEDRALKWRWLRDRGFVCVLLVFILFVICGGVWAVYPVIFSISQFCGIFHSTITMVLAVATISSFSLAAFRSPGTPPNVLWGSYPVVEKGDLENYTFCHYCSKPKSPRTHHCRSCGMCVLDMDHHCPFIGNCVGAGNHKHFILFLISAIASTIYVSIMAVYSVLHMWPPLSFHDLGRLNGSGSRFGWNLSKEIFHAVLSSTTLLSIRGFILIYLFISSFSVQIGLIVLLCQQLWYIYEGKTYLSHLSSQGDDGEKDCQNLLRFFGCPSVAFSRHFPIFRTSRKRHEK